In Meiothermus cerbereus DSM 11376, a single window of DNA contains:
- a CDS encoding PIG-L deacetylase family protein: protein MDLLVVVPHPDDEVFGAGGTLIQYADWGLETGLITLTKGEAGRTLGLCKPEELGEQRAKELQQAVQILKLGHFELYDFPNGLPNGTADEEARGSGFTTPEGVADHPEIVDLLLWRFEVLRPRAIITFGPNGSNRHPDHVATHQFVVKAAEKSGQKIKLFFYAPPQPLPEYLEGWLPPNHVRHLPMEVLLQKLRAMAQHRTQALSVLNFMDRFGYRLATETFHLAGYEGPIQHELLWYAKP from the coding sequence ATGGACTTGCTGGTGGTGGTACCCCATCCCGACGATGAGGTGTTTGGAGCGGGCGGAACGCTCATTCAGTATGCTGACTGGGGCCTGGAAACCGGACTGATTACCCTGACCAAAGGTGAGGCCGGGCGAACCCTGGGCCTTTGCAAACCGGAGGAGCTGGGCGAGCAGCGAGCAAAAGAGCTTCAGCAGGCAGTACAAATTCTTAAGCTGGGCCATTTCGAGCTATACGACTTCCCCAATGGACTGCCCAACGGTACAGCGGATGAGGAGGCCCGGGGCTCTGGCTTCACTACACCAGAAGGGGTAGCCGATCATCCCGAAATTGTAGATTTACTGCTATGGCGCTTTGAGGTGCTGCGCCCCAGGGCCATCATTACCTTTGGCCCCAATGGCTCCAACCGCCACCCTGATCACGTCGCCACCCATCAGTTTGTGGTTAAGGCCGCCGAGAAGTCGGGGCAAAAGATAAAACTGTTTTTCTATGCGCCTCCTCAGCCCTTGCCAGAATACCTGGAAGGCTGGCTACCCCCCAACCATGTGCGCCATTTACCCATGGAGGTTTTGCTGCAGAAATTGCGGGCCATGGCCCAGCACCGCACCCAGGCCCTGTCGGTGCTCAACTTTATGGATCGCTTTGGCTATCGACTGGCCACCGAGACCTTTCACCTGGCTGGCTACGAAGGGCCTATACAACACGAGCTGCTCTGGTATGCCAAACCCTAA
- a CDS encoding monothiol bacilliredoxin BrxC family protein, protein MRERMYAITTPEEADAFIDSRPVTAIFKAGTCHKTMQGWGNVEKVLRERPDIPVGIIKVVEHRPASNRVAERSGIVHHSPQIILFRNGQPLFELNNWDITLENLEQLFSQHLPDVRAEHPQEGAKSNLEPYKRLLDAYLSGAVSEQQFTWTYLNMFREDASLRSQEEFELLNSLFGNPDEHHIHPLSIMQFEQANPQATPLYERAQSLRARLDTL, encoded by the coding sequence ATGAGAGAGCGCATGTATGCCATCACCACCCCCGAAGAGGCCGATGCTTTTATTGACAGTCGGCCTGTTACGGCCATCTTTAAGGCCGGCACCTGCCACAAAACCATGCAAGGCTGGGGCAACGTGGAAAAAGTCTTGCGGGAACGGCCCGACATTCCGGTGGGCATCATCAAGGTAGTGGAACACCGCCCAGCCTCGAACCGGGTAGCCGAGCGCAGCGGCATTGTGCACCACTCGCCCCAGATTATTTTGTTTCGCAACGGACAGCCGCTTTTCGAGCTAAACAACTGGGACATTACCCTGGAGAACCTCGAGCAGCTCTTCAGCCAGCACCTTCCGGATGTCCGGGCCGAACACCCGCAGGAAGGGGCTAAAAGCAACCTCGAGCCCTACAAGCGCCTTTTGGATGCGTACCTGAGCGGGGCAGTAAGTGAACAGCAGTTTACCTGGACCTACCTCAACATGTTCCGCGAGGACGCCTCGCTGCGCTCGCAGGAGGAGTTTGAGCTACTCAACTCGCTGTTTGGCAATCCTGATGAGCACCACATCCACCCCTTGAGCATCATGCAGTTTGAGCAAGCCAACCCCCAGGCCACCCCCCTATACGAGCGGGCACAAAGCCTGCGGGCCCGGCTCGACACGCTCTGA